GGGTATTGAAATCATGTAGAAAATGAAGGATTTTATGTGAAAGCCaggcagttttttttatttgcttgtgCACGTTTGTTTATTTTCGATTTTGAAGAATTTATGTATGTTTCGTAGGCTAATTTTTTGGATTAGGTATAATGTAGATATGATGGATCTATCTTGCTTCTTATGCTGAACCTATGATATTTCAGTGATTTGATTCTTCCAATAAAGTCGACGATTACATTAGGAGAATCTCTATGGTGTTCTCTGATGAATGTGAAACATCCCCTTCCCATACCTTCTTTATAATGTTAgaaaattttctagttttttagaAACTTCATGGATGCTTCTGATAGATGACTTGATATATTTCTGTTTCTTATATTTCTATGTacctattattaaaatatttctcaaattaATCTCCCATTATTGAAGTTAACCTAACTCTAATTACATCTTCAttcaaaattatcatattaatattatcacTACTACACTGCCACCACAATCGCAACCACCATCATCACTAAGATCACCACGGCCACTACCGGCATTCATTTCAGTTatcacaaaattattattacattaagaaaatgtcttttattatcttattaattaatcaaaaattaaaattttaataccaAATATATGTGAAGATTAGCCTCAAAGTACTAGATTTTATCCACTAAACTACTCAAAGAAGACATACATCAATGATAAAACCCAATAATCTGCAGATTAATGGAAGCAAAGTGTGAGGTAAGCaatatatatagagaaaaacaaatgcatATTTTgaataagttaaaaattaactttacaaatccataaaaaaggaaaaaaaaaatttcttatattcaccaattattgaaaaaataatgctaAAAACTAAAGCTTCGATGACCGAACTAAGATGGATCAGCAAATTAATAAACTTTTTCAAAAacagccacaaaaaaaaaaaaaaaaaaagaatccaatatGATGATTAAATGTATATAATGAGGGAGAGAGTACCTGATAACCAGCAGAATCATGAATTGCAGTGCGGCAAATATCCCCAGCTTTCTTGCCAGGGCAAGCAGCATCAACAACAATCCCATAAGCCTGCAAAGCTTGAAATGGAACCATAGCCTACAAAAAACAAGAACCCGCAATTCTTCATCAATCCAAGATTCAAGAAACAATTCAAgatagataaaaaacaaaagcagccCACCTCATGATCTTCCATGTAATCACCACATAACAGTAAAACACTCTTGCCCATTTTTTATACTGAAAATTAAGCTTGAGCTTGAGTTCTTTCGTGGTtctatgcttcttcttcttcttttttttttgttttttttgttttgttttgtttttgtttttttttttttttttctgttttttttttgtggagttCGTGAGTGTTGTAACCAAATTTTGACCCacttattgttaaattaattttaagaagggtaaatcttgaaaattaaaagaccaGGGGGTTCgaatgcaaggatttagaaACTTCAAGGACTAGATTGGAAATGACCATTCTCAGCCCAAAACAGCACCGTTTCAATCAGGTGCTGTCCGTCATCTTCGTCTCACCGAACGTCCGCCTGcaaagaaggaaacaaaagcgTGAAACACCAGTATCCTAACCCATTCAAAATACAGAAAAGCAATAATTATCTTCATGATAATTACAACCCGACGAGATAAAGATTGCACTTTGAATTCGAGTCCTAGCAGGAACCGTCTCCCTCAGTCGTGCTTATCAAGAGGAGAGACGTGAGGCTGAGGGGGAGGAAAATTGATCCCTATAAATACCCAACAATTAACAACGCCAAGGAGGAGGAAAAACCCAGAATTTACCCAGAAAAACAGAGATAAGAACAGGAAAccgagcaaaaaaaaaaaacccaaaaacagagcaattaacaaaaaaaaaaaacagagaaaacaaaacacaaaaaaaaagagacagagAAGAACAGTATCACCAGCCAGATTTCATCCCTTCTAGAAATCAGTTTTCATCCGAACTGTTTTCACCCCTACAGAAACCCAATTGATCACCGAACCGTAGATCATTGACATAAAGCAGTCGAGCCACACCGTCGCCTCAACCTGCCTCAGCATCGCCAGAAACAGAAAGCAGTCGACTCAAAGGAACCAGACCAGCGTTGCAATCTTTTTCAATCTCCAAAAACAGGTTCgcttcctttttcattttttctctgcTCTTCGTGTTCAAATAATTgtttgaacagtgcgaaggtaatttaattaccttcgcactgttgatgCACGCGTGATCTGTTTCACGCGTGCATCTTGTGTAGCCGGGTtggctgggttcagcccagccctTGTGGGGCTGAGCTGAGCCCAGccacaaatatatatacttgCTGGGTTGGatttagcccagcccagccccaaaaaaaaaaaaaaaaacaagtaaaaaaatataaaatattaaaaatatataataaaaaattgtgtatgtaaaaaatatatacataaatgatttttttttattcattgaaaaaaaaacacacaaaataaaataggataaatttatttagtatattcaccgacgccagagtcgggaataaaacaATACTagggtaaatttattttattttattttgtttcgcatgcataaaaaaataatttgataaagaaatgaattgatttttatttgtttattcacataagataaaataggataaatttatttagtatattcatcgacgccagagtcgggaataaaaaaaatactaggataaagttattttattttgtttcgcatgcataaaaaaataatttgataaaaaataaattgatttctacttgtttattcactgacgccagagtcaggaatataataaaatgatgatatgagtttatttattttgatacctacgtaatatttaccaacgccagagttggaaatatacgtagttgaatattcactggcgccagagtcaggaatatcgTACACAAGAAATCATAGTATAAACCAATAAAGATGTTAGCAATTAATAACAAAGACcagcaatgcagcctaccttaggtaggacgtttaaggggtgataatatcttcccttttacgtaaccagtctcggatcatagaatctctgttgaccagttagggttcctagtgaccataatactaggtggcgactccttaaacaaagaccttttcccctaaaagaacacgATGCCTGTAATcggttctttttccataattcaagaattaatttttaaggcggccgcgatgtcgggtgcgacagaatggcgactccactggggatctaagactaagctttgtctttatttgttaaaattgctATAAatgtttgttgtgttgtttttattttattttatttagtttattttattttattgctttagcatCCATATTTATTCATGTCATCATATACATTGAATATAGATTTGTGCCTTCACACACCACGCATTTCATAATAAATATCTGTTATACAAACTTTATGTTAAGTGGGAGAGTagcggtaccccaatggctttggcctgggtaagactcgtgaaaccatccaacttttgcttgattgtttactcGATAGTGGTTGGTATGCCTAAACTGATATTattcagggcctctatcttcacgctacttgtaagcctcacaTCAACCTTTCGAGGaagatcactgagcatgcgaaagACCTTTCAAAGACTAGATAGCAACCTACCCTAAGCATGTAATGACTAGAACTTACCCTTTAGGTTGTGCCCTATGTAAGTTTCACTAAAATAAAGCTTAACATATATCATTTCATAACAGGATTATTATTTCGGGTGACATAATGGCTGTTAATCGAGAAGTCAACACTATTGAGTATGGGCTTGAATCTGAATCATTGCATATGACCGAGGGAGACTGCCCTAGACTGGATGACAGTGGGATACCGCTGCTAAAAGAGGTGAGATGTGTAATAAATGATGCCATTCGTTTGATTCCACTCACCAAATATTTGGATGATGAGACCGAATTTACTAAGATATATGGGAGAGTTTTGCATCTTTTAAAAGTGCCGATACTGCCATTGGCCATAAGAGCTCTgattcatttttgggatcctgaTTATCGATGTTTTACATTTGGGGATGTCGATATGGTTCCTACCATTGAAGAGTATGGTGTTTTGATAGAATTTCCTGAGGATATACATAAGGTTTACTTTCATCAAAAGACTGAGGATACTATAGAGGAGCTTGCTAAGCTATTGGGAATCCAGCAAATGAGTttgtatagagaaaaaaataattccggGGGTTTGAGATGGAAACGGTTAGAAGAGTTGTTGATTGCTAAAAAGTCTAATCCATGTGCTAAAGTAGAAGTATACAGAATATTGGCTTTGGGAatatttgggttgattttgtgCCCTTCATCTGCTGGAATTGTTAGTTTAGAGGCAGCCAATTTGTTTGTTGAGTATGAGAAGACTAAAATTAATCCTTCTGCTGCGATTTTGGCTGAAACTTTTCTGTCCCTCAATCATTGCAAAAAGACTGGAAAAGGTTCTATGAGATGTTGTGTGCCATTATTGTTCATTTGGATGGTAAGTCATATAGAATCCGAGACACCAATATTCCGGaatttttggtggtttgatCAAAGGCCACTAGAGTTATTGGTATCAAGtgaatggaaaatattttctgaagATGACTGGGGGGTAAAATTACAAGGAATTCCACGAAGCAAGTTTAATTGGAGAGCTCCTTGGATGAGAAATGTAACGTACTTAATGAGTTGTGGGAAGAAGCCTTGGGTACCTTTGATTGGAGTGACTGGATATATTAGCTATGCGCCTGCTTTAGTTGCAAGACAGTTTGGGGGCATACAAAGCATCCCAAGAACGATTGGTTTATCTCAATTTACTGGAGTGTACAAAGGAGCTACCATGGAGATGTTGGAGAGCATTAAACAGGATTGGAAGTCTTTGGTACTTGTGAAAAAGGAGACTGGATTAAGGAATCCTACAGTTAGTGAAAAGTATTCTGAATGGCGTAATGGAGGAGTCTCTTATATGGCAGAAGTTTCTGAGTCTGTGGGCATTCGAAGAAAAAGAGTAAACTGTGAAGaagaattaagaaaacaagtaaaagcgTTACAAGCTGAGCTTAAAGCAAATGAGGAACATAGAGTGTCTTTAGAGCGGCAACTAGCCAAAGAAAAGGGTTTAAGGAAAATAGCTGAAGAAGAAAGGGACTCTGGTGGTCAAGACTTGATAAAGGCAAAGACTGACTTGGAAACACAAAAGACAATTAATCAGGACATGACATATTACATGGAAAAAGCTAAGCATTGGGAAGAGTCAGCCATCAAGACACAAGCTATATTGAAAATGCGTCGGGCAGACATTGTTAAGTTTAAAGACCAATTAGGAAGAGCTGAGGCTTTAACTAAAATGCACGAAGAGCAGAAAGCAGAGTTGAACAGTCATAAGGCCGAAGCAGAAGCGTTGAGATCTAAGTtggacaaagaaaaattaaagaccgTACAACTTATGGGAaaccaaaaaatgataaagcaaCATAATCAAACATTGGATGATGCCAATAACTTTTTGTCTAGAAACAACTTGATTCATACTGAGAGGATAAGGGAACTACAAGATCAGATTAATCGAGCAGCTGCAGAAGCCCATTTATTACGAGTGGAAGCTCGTCAGGTGGGAGGAGATATAATGAAATATCGAAGAAGCATGGATAACACCGatctttttttgaaagcaatagCTACTAGAGGCAGTGTTTTTTCTCCTGTAAtagattagattaatttttactGTAAGTTTCTGAATAAGTAATAAGAGGGCTGAGACCCACATTTTTCAATGcaaatatatgtgtatatagCTGAAAGCCCAAATGTCAAAAAGCTAAGCAGATTTCTTCTCGGCATCGCAACAATGATATCAAGTTCAAGTTCAACCCATATATCCAAAGAATGACGGCCATATGTCACCAACAAAAAGCAAATCTATATCCAATACGTGGCATTCACATTCATGCATCACATACATTTGCTTATAGATTGTCATATTCTGCATATAACaggtgaaatataggtccccaaccTAAACGTATTCATAATACTCGTTCacgaaagaaaatggaaaatgaagagagaAATCAGCTAGAAATTcaacaccaaagagagttggttCAACACCAAAGAGAGATGGAAAGCCTGAAAGAGGATGTAGCAAGGCTTACCAGCTTGCTTGAACAAGCTTTGAGGCCTAGAGTTGGAGAAGGGACATCTTCTCAACAAACATTTACACCTCAACCTCCGCCTCCTGTTGTTCCGCTATTTGAGCCTCAACATGCTGCTCATTTCGCACCTACTCAATCAGCACATCCAATGAGGGTCCCCCACACTGTGTTGATAGAAGAAGAGCCTCAAAGGAACAAGATCGTAGAAGAAAATGGTCAGGAAAAACTAGCTGCTTTAGAAGAAAGAATGAAGGCAATAGAGGGGAATAGTTTGTATGATCCGGTAAAGGCTGCTGAAATGTGTTTAGTGCCTAATGTGGTTATTCCCAGAAAATTCAGAGTTccagaatttgttaaatatactGGAACTCAATGCCCAATCACCCATCTTAAAGCATACTGTAATAAGATGGCTGAAGTAGTCCATGATGAGAAGTTATTGATCCATTTCTTTCAGGATAGTTTAAGTGATGCTGCTCTTGCTTGGTATATGCGTTTGGATAATACCAAGATTAAAGGATGGAAGGATTTAGCTGAAGCTTTTATTAGACAGTATAAGTTCAACATGGACATTGCCCCAGATAGATCAAGTCTGCAAGCCATGGAAAAAGGCAATAAGGAGTCTGTAAGAGAATATGCCAAAGGTGGCGTGAATCAGCCGCGCAAGTAAATCCTCCATTGTCGGAAAGGGAGATGACtggtttattttccaacactttCAAAGCcccgtactttgaatacttggtagGTAGTGCTGCACAAAATTTCTCTGATTTGGTTGTTATAGC
This DNA window, taken from Populus alba chromosome 17, ASM523922v2, whole genome shotgun sequence, encodes the following:
- the LOC118055034 gene encoding protein DJ-1 homolog D-like; the encoded protein is MGKSVLLLCGDYMEDHEAMVPFQALQAYGIVVDAACPGKKAGDICRTAIHDSAGYQGYMLISWPPTVSTFHTKESLKCKVHIPSNCRKFHKTRPHRKVSTRPN